The proteins below come from a single Gossypium raimondii isolate GPD5lz chromosome 2, ASM2569854v1, whole genome shotgun sequence genomic window:
- the LOC105787415 gene encoding pentatricopeptide repeat-containing protein At2g17670, with translation MGKIPPSFRPAISNSLTRKLPLEPPTSIPHHSPEKTTKKKPPQHPKKPQASGKAEALFKSPDLSSAKKVFNYIVATTKSSPDLRFHNTLLQSYASISTLNDSISLLHHMIKTQPSFSPDRSTYHVLLSQSCKAPDSSLSAVNQILNLMVNNGLKPNQVTTDIAIRSLCEVGRIDHAVELVKELSLKQSPPDNYTFNLLVKNLCKCRTLSTVYSFIDHMKSSFGIKPDLVTYTILIDNVCNSKNLREAMRLVGVLNDSGFKPDCFVYNTIMKGYCMLSKGSEAIEVYKKMKEEGIEPDLVTYNTLIFGLSKSGRVKEAKKYLDILVESGHFPDAVTYTSLMNGMCREGNALGAMVLLEEMERKGCTPNSCTYNTLLHGLCKCRLMEKGMDLYGAMKLAGMKLETASYATLVRALCREGRVAEAYEVFDYAVESKSLTDVAAYSTLEVTLKWLKKAREQGLAV, from the coding sequence atggggaaAATCCCACCTTCGTTTCGTCCAGCAATATCGAATTCCCTCACTAGAAAGCTCCCTTTAGAGCCCCCAACCTCAATCCCCCATCACTCTCCCGAGAAAACCACCAAGAAAAAACCACCCCAACATCCTAAGAAACCCCAAGCTTCCGGCAAAGCCGAAGCCTTATTCAAATCTCCAGACCTTTCCTCCGCCAAGAAAGTCTTCAATTACATCGTTGCCACAACGAAATCTTCACCCGATCTTCGTTTCCACAACACGCTCTTACAATCCTACGCTTCAATCTCCACCCTCAATGATTCAATTTCCCTTCTTCACCACATGATCAAAACCCAACCTTCGTTTTCACCCGACCGATCAACTTACCACGTCTTGCTCTCACAATCTTGCAAAGCACCCGATTCCTCCCTCTCCGCCGTTAACCAAATCCTCAACCTAATGGTCAATAACGGGCTAAAACCTAATCAGGTCACCACCGATATTGCTATCCGGTCGCTTTGTGAAGTTGGGCGTATTGATCATGCTGTTGAATTGGTAAAAGAACTTTCTTTAAAACAATCTCCGCCTGATAATTATACGTTCAATTTGCTTGTTAAGAATTTATGCAAGTGTAGAACTTTAAGTACGGTTTACAGTTTTATTGATCATATGAAGAGTTCTTTTGGTATAAAACCTGATCTTGTTACTTATACCATATTGATTGATAATGTTTGTAATTCAAAGAATTTACGTGAGGCAATGAGATTGGTTGGTGTGCTTAATGATTCAGGGTTTAAACCAGATTGTTTTGTTTATAATACTATTATGAAAGGGTATTGTATGTTAAGTAAAGGGAGTGAAGCAATAGAGgtttataagaaaatgaaagaagaagGCATCGAACCCGATCTCGTGACATATAACACTTTGATTTTTGGGTTATCGAAATCCGGGAGAGTAAAAGAAGCTAAGAAgtatttagatattttagtCGAATCGGGTCATTTCCCGGATGCCGTTACATACACTTCACTGATGAATGGAATGTGTAGAGAAGGGAATGCATTAGGTGCAATGGTTTTGTTGGAGGAGATGGAAAGAAAGGGCTGTACACCGAATTCATGCACTTACAATACGCTGCTTCACGGGTTATGCAAGTGTAGATTGATGGAGAAAGGAATGGACTTGTATGGGGCAATGAAATTGGCTGGGATGAAGCTCGAGACTGCTTCGTATGCTACTCTTGTGAGAGCGCTTTGTCGTGAAGGCAGGGTTGCAGAGGCATACGAAGTGTTTGATTATGCCGTTGAGAGTAAGAGTTTAACCGATGTTGCAGCTTACTCAACATTAGAGGTTACCCTTAAGTGGCTAAAGAAAGCTAGAGAACAAGGGCTAGCTGTTTGA
- the LOC105789763 gene encoding uncharacterized protein LOC105789763, which produces MANLSVIHGVNVPVRSISLPSRLQLNSIETELNELKTFGVLPGLQPSHGSGETGFTRLAKLYTNIVEIIQSPLTHKALHHQQNVVKLIEEALDDSVGLLDACSTAKDLITTMKQQVQDLQSALRRKGRDSSIGSDILAYINFRKKFKKSIGKSLRALKRLECNNVNGTTFHCHVVKLLNSLKQSNAVTISMFESMLSFLSMPIMKTKAGGWSLISKLLSDGRNQKGFNEVGTVDFTLYRLHGRVRKNDAKIDTHVELRRLETLCATIEGFEDGLDCLFRCFIKIRVSLLNMLTP; this is translated from the coding sequence ATGGCAAACTTGTCTGTAATTCATGGTGTGAATGTTCCTGTTAGATCCATTAGTTTGCCATCCAGGTTGCAGCTTAATTCGATCGAAACTGAGCTGAATGAGCTTAAAACGTTCGGTGTATTGCCGGGTTTACAACCAAGTCACGGCAGTGGCGAGACGGGTTTCACTAGGCTTGCAAAGTTGTATACCAACATTGTGGAAATCATTCAATCTCCACTCACTCACAAAGCACTTCACCATCAGCAAAACGTGGTAAAACTGATAGAGGAAGCACTCGACGACTCGGTCGGACTACTAGATGCATGTAGCACCGCCAAAGACTTAATTACGACGATGAAACAACAAGTACAAGACCTTCAATCAGCTTTACGTCGGAAAGGCCGTGATTCGAGTATCGGATCCGATATCCTTGCTTATATCAACTTCagaaagaaattcaaaaagaGCATCGGTAAAAGCCTTAGAGCACTAAAGAGATTAGAATGCAACAATGTCAATGGTACAACATTTCATTGCCATGTAGTAAAGCTGTTAAACTCATTGAAACAGTCCAATGCCGTTACGATATCGATGTTCGAGTCGATGTTGTCGTTTCTTTCGATGCCGATAATGAAAACGAAGGCTGGTGGTTGGTCTTTGATTTCGAAATTGTTATCAGATGGTAGAAATCAAAAGGGTTTTAATGAAGTGGGGACTGTGGACTTTACTTTGTATAGACTCCATGGACGAGTTCGAAAAAACGATGCCAAGATCGATACACATGTAGAATTAAGGAGATTAGAGACACTTTGTGCAACTATTGAAGGTTTTGAAGATGGTTTAGATTGCTTGTTtagatgttttattaaaattagagtTTCTTTACTTAACATGCTTACACCTTGA
- the LOC105787416 gene encoding uncharacterized protein LOC105787416: MATKYHVRSISLPSRSHPTTLRIEDELKRLKTSEPSALSATESISAGLSGLGDLYQCMDELLNMSSTQQVLSMYRHEKCIDELLDGYVKLLDICGIARDYMFQIKEHVHALQSALRRRKGDSSIENSISQYTHLRKQMKKNAKKLIMELKQMDNDNNNNNNKLEALSFLDRDHHFFAVIRVLRQVNVISSSLFQSLFTYLSAPIPSRWSLVAKWMHKGTISCEEKQDIVNELESVDAAICRRIFDVQITHKRLVALESSIEGVENRLECVFRHIIKARASLLNIISQ; encoded by the coding sequence ATGGCTACCAAATACCATGTTAGATCAATTAGCTTGCCTTCAAGATCACATCCCACCACTCTTAGAATAGAAGATGAGCTCAAAAGGCTCAAAACATCGGAACCATCGGCTTTATCGGCAACAGAGTCGATATCTGCAGGTCTTTCGGGACTGGGAGACTTGTATCAATGCATGGATGAGCTTCTCAACATGTCTTCAACACAACAAGTACTGTCCATGTACCGACATGAGAAATGTATAGATGAGTTGTTGGATGGATATGTAAAGCTTTTGGACATTTGTGGGATTGCAAGGGATTACATGTTTCAAATCAAGGAACATGTTCATGCTCTTCAATCTGCACTTAGAAGAAGGAAAGGAGATTCAAGTATTGAAAATAGTATCTCTCAGTACACTCATTTGAGGAAACAAATGAAGAAAAACGCAAAGAAATTGATCATGGAATTGAAGCAAATGGACAatgacaacaacaacaacaacaacaaactCGAAGCCTTGTCGTTTTTGGACCGTGATCATCATTTCTTCGCAGTGATTCGAGTTTTAAGACAAGTTAATGTAATAAGTTCATCTTTGTTCCAATCCTTGTTCACCTATTTGTCAGCACCAATTCCCTCAAGATGGTCTCTAGTGGCAAAATGGATGCATAAAGGTACAATATCATGCGAAGAGAAGCAAGACATTGTTAACGAACTCGAAAGCGTGGATGCCGCGATTTGTCGACGTATTTTCGATGTTCAAATCACACATAAAAGATTAGTGGCTTTGGAGAGTAGCATCGAAGGCGTCGAGAACCGTCTCGAATGTGTTTTTAGGCACATAATTAAAGCAAGAGCCTCTCTTTTGAACATCATTTCACAATAA